AGTCATCGAACAAAGACAGACAAAAATTTAATTCAGTTTGAAGAAGAACAACTACAAGTTTCCGGTCTGTTGCAGAAGAAAACAGCAACTATACCACTTGAAATCGACTTAACACAAAAAGGTCGGATTACTAAAGTGAATCATTTAAAACAAGCTCGTCTTTCTGATTATATTGGACATATGAATGTTGTCTTATTTGCTCCAGAAGATTTACAACTTGTCAAAGGTGCGCCAGCCATTCGACGTAAATTCATTGACATGGAGTTGGGACAGATCAAACCGATTTACTTGTCAGACTTGTCAAGCTATAACCATATTCTTAAACAGAGAAATACCTATCTAAAAACTACACAAAATATTGATGAAACATTTTTATCCGTTCTTGATGATCAACTTGTAGAATATGGATGTCGTGTAATGATTCACAGGGCTGATTTTATCCAGAAAATGGATTTCTTTGGTCAAAAGAAACATTTTGACATTTCAGACCAATTAGAAGAACTGTCAATACGCTATCAACCTTCTGTAAACTTTGTTGACAAAGAACATTTAGCTGATTCTTTTTATATAGCACTTCAAAAGAGTAAACCTAGAGATTTATTTAAAAAGAACACAGGAGTTGGTCCTCATCGAGATGATATGGTTTTCTTAATCAACGGTATAGAAGCAAGTTTTGGCAGTCAAGGACAGCATCGTAGCCTAGTTCTGTCTGTCAAACTAGCTGAAATCGAGTTGATGGAAAGCATTACCAAGGAATCTCCCATTCTTTTACTTGACGATGTTATGAGTGAACTTGACAATAATCGTCAACTTAAATTATTAGAGACTATCTCTCATAACATTCAAACCTTTATAACAACTACAAGTTTAGACCACCTTCAAAACTTGCCTGATAACCTAAGCGTCTTTACAGTAAATGATGGTCAACTATCTGTAAACTAAACTTTACATGCATGTTAAAACAAAAAAGCTCCTGTTAAACAGGAGCTTTTTTTAATTACATTGAGTAATTTGGTGCTTCGTTAGTAATTTGCACATCATGCGGATGACTTTCTTTTAGACCTGCACCAGACATTTCGATAAACTGAGCATTATCATGCAATTCTTTAAGATTCGCAGCACCACAGTAACCCATACCAGAACGAATACCACCAATCATTTGGAAGACGATGTCAGCCGCTGCACCTTTATAAGCAACACGACCTTCAATTCCTTCTGGAACCAGTTTGTTTGCTTCATTAACTGAACCCTGGAAGTAACGGTCGCTTGACCCCTTCTTCATAGCAGCAATTGAACCCATACCACGGTAAGTCTTGAACTTACGTCCTTGGAAGATTTCAGTTTCACCTGGAGCTTCATCTGTTCCTGCAAACATTGATCCAAGCATTACTGCATTTCCACCAGCAGCAAGGGCTTTAACAATATCTCCAGAATACTTGATTCCACCGTCGGCAATAATCGTTTTACCATATTCACGCGCAACTGCTGCAGCATCGTAAATTGCTGTAACTTGTGGAACACCAACACCTGCAATCACACGAGTTGTACAGATTGAACCTGGACCAATACCAACTTTAACAACATCAACTCCTGCGTCATAAAGGGCACGTGCTCCTTCAGCAGTAGCGATATTTCCGGCAATCAATGTACGGTCTGGGAAGTGTGCACGGATTTCAGCGATTTTGCGGAGAACTCCTGCAGAGTGTCCGTGGGCAGTGTCGATAACAATCGCATCTGCTCCTGCTTCAAAGAGGGCTTCAGCGCGTTCAAAGGTGTCAGAAGTAACACCTACCGCACCTGCAACTAGAAGACGACCAAATTCATCTTTAGCTGCATTTGGAAACTCAATCACTTTTTCAATATCTTTAATAGTAATCAAACCAGAAAGGCGACCTTCTTCGTCAACCAAAGGAAGTTTTTCAATGCGGTGTTCTTGTAAAATACTCTCCGCTGTTTTTAAATCTGTACCAACCGGTGCAGTAACCAAGTTTTCACTAGTCATGTGTTTTGAAATTGGTTGGTTATAGTCGGAAATAAAACGAAGGTCTCGGTTAGTCAAAATACCAATTAACTTGCGGTTTTCAAGAGTTTCAACTACAGGCACACCACTGATACGATAGCGACCCATTAGCTCATCTGCTTCAGCGATTGTATGTTCTGGAGTCAAGAAGAATGGATCGATAATAACACCATTCTCAGAACGTTTTACCTTGCGAACTTCGTCAGCTTGTTGCTCAATAGACATGTTTTTATGGATAACTCCAAGCCCACCTGCACGCGCGATTGCAATTGCCATTTGGCTTTCTGTTACAGTATCCATTGCAGCTGTAATAATTGGGATATTTAAAGTCAAATTATCTGCTAATTTTGTTGTTAAATCCGCATCATTAGGCAACACATGACTCTCTGCTGGAATAAGTAATACATCATCAAAGGTAAAACCTTTTTTTAAAAATTTAGTGTCCCAATTAGACATTGAAGTTTCCTCATTTCTTTCTTTATTGAGCTTAACGATTTTTGTATTGTATCTATCATACCATTCTATGAAAATTTGTCAATTAAATTTATAAGAGAACAAATAAAAAAACTATCCCTCTAATTTTAAGAAAGAGATAGTTTTATAGCTCACCTTTTATCTATTAATGAAAGTAATTTAGACCCATTGCTGTTTTGACCTCAGAGAGTGTTTGACCAGCAACTTCTCGAGCTTTTTCACTGCCTTTTTGAAGCATGTTATAGACTTCACCC
The window above is part of the Streptococcus sp. Marseille-Q6470 genome. Proteins encoded here:
- the recF gene encoding DNA replication/repair protein RecF, yielding MWLKNLSIKQFRNYHNIKVDFNPKLNVFVGRNAQGKTNLLESIYFLALTRSHRTKTDKNLIQFEEEQLQVSGLLQKKTATIPLEIDLTQKGRITKVNHLKQARLSDYIGHMNVVLFAPEDLQLVKGAPAIRRKFIDMELGQIKPIYLSDLSSYNHILKQRNTYLKTTQNIDETFLSVLDDQLVEYGCRVMIHRADFIQKMDFFGQKKHFDISDQLEELSIRYQPSVNFVDKEHLADSFYIALQKSKPRDLFKKNTGVGPHRDDMVFLINGIEASFGSQGQHRSLVLSVKLAEIELMESITKESPILLLDDVMSELDNNRQLKLLETISHNIQTFITTTSLDHLQNLPDNLSVFTVNDGQLSVN
- the guaB gene encoding IMP dehydrogenase, which gives rise to MSNWDTKFLKKGFTFDDVLLIPAESHVLPNDADLTTKLADNLTLNIPIITAAMDTVTESQMAIAIARAGGLGVIHKNMSIEQQADEVRKVKRSENGVIIDPFFLTPEHTIAEADELMGRYRISGVPVVETLENRKLIGILTNRDLRFISDYNQPISKHMTSENLVTAPVGTDLKTAESILQEHRIEKLPLVDEEGRLSGLITIKDIEKVIEFPNAAKDEFGRLLVAGAVGVTSDTFERAEALFEAGADAIVIDTAHGHSAGVLRKIAEIRAHFPDRTLIAGNIATAEGARALYDAGVDVVKVGIGPGSICTTRVIAGVGVPQVTAIYDAAAVAREYGKTIIADGGIKYSGDIVKALAAGGNAVMLGSMFAGTDEAPGETEIFQGRKFKTYRGMGSIAAMKKGSSDRYFQGSVNEANKLVPEGIEGRVAYKGAAADIVFQMIGGIRSGMGYCGAANLKELHDNAQFIEMSGAGLKESHPHDVQITNEAPNYSM